The Equus asinus isolate D_3611 breed Donkey chromosome 22, EquAss-T2T_v2, whole genome shotgun sequence genome has a segment encoding these proteins:
- the LOC123276917 gene encoding ral guanine nucleotide dissociation stimulator-like, giving the protein MEDYVEGNVLNCRKWNEQFKLMEEIELLQEAANLYTVQPDEHFGAWFQAVEPLSKEESYSLSCQLEPRYHWVRKIRLFFKGKKNRSGQNTRPPTKGPVLVVDDPPETS; this is encoded by the exons atggaggattatgtggag ggcaatgtgctcaactgtcggaaatggaatgag caattcaaactgatggaggagatcgagctgctccaggaggctgcaaatctgtacaccgtgcagcctgacgagcactttggggcctggttccaggccgtggagcccctgagcaaggaggagag ctacagcctgtcctgccagctggagccccgataccactgggtcagaaagattcgactcttcttcaaaggcaagaagaaccgctcaggccaga acaccagacccccaaccaagggcccagtgttggtggtcgatgaccctcctgagaccagctga